A single Anopheles maculipalpis chromosome 3RL, idAnoMacuDA_375_x, whole genome shotgun sequence DNA region contains:
- the LOC126562471 gene encoding homeobox protein extradenticle isoform X2, producing the protein MEDPNRMMGGHGGLMPPNYGMPTNDGQTGVDNDPRKQDIGEILQQIMNITDQSLDEAQARKHTLNCHRMKPVLFAVLCEIKEKTVLSLRNTQEEEPPDPQLMRLDNMLIAEGVAGPEKGGGADFLSQSDLTGGQDNAIEHSDYRAKLAQIRQIYHQELEKYEQACSEFTTHVMNLLREQSRTRPITPKEIERMVQIIHRKFSSIQMQLKQSTCEAVMILRSRFLDARRKRRNFSKQASEILNEYFYSHLSNPYPSEEAKEELARKCGITVSQVSNWFGNKRIRYKKNIGKAQEEANLYAAKKAAGASPYSMGGPPSGAATPMMSPAPAQDSMGYSLGSGGYDQQQPYDGSMGYDQLHQDLSP; encoded by the exons ATGGAAGATCCAAACCGAATGATGGGAGGGCACGGTGGCTTAATGCCACCGAATTATGGTATGCCGACGAACGACGGCCAAACGGGAGTGGACAATGATCCTCGCAAGCAAGATATCGGCGAAATTTTACAGCAAATCATGAACATCACCGACCAATCGCTGGACGAAGCGCAAGCTCGCAAACACACATTGAACTGCCACAGGATGAAACCGGTTTTATTTGCTGTGTTATgtgaaatcaaagaaaaaacag TTCTATCGCTGCGAAACACTCAGGAAGAAGAGCCTCCAGATCCGCAGTTGATGCGTTTGGACAACATGTTGATTGCTGAAGGTGTTGCTGGTCCGGAAAAGGGCGGTGGTGCAG ATTTTTTGTCGCAATCCGATCTAACCGGCGGTCAAGATAATGCGATCGAGCACTCCGACTACCGGGCAAAGTTGGCACAAATTCGTCAGATTTATCACCAGGAGCTGGAGAAGTACGAGCAAGCCTGCAGCGAATTTACCACGCACGTCATGAACTTACTAAGAGAGCAAAGTCGTACAAG GCCTATAACACCGAAAGAAATCGAACGAATGGTGCAAATCATTCATCGCAAATTCAGCTCCATCCAGATGCAGCTCAAGCAGTCAACTTGTGAAGCCGTAATGATCCTGCG CTCCCGGTTCCTGGATGCTCGACGAAAGAGACGTAATTTCAGCAAGCAGGCTTCTGAAATTCTTAACGAGTACTTCTACAGCCACCTAAGTAATCCTTATCCGTCAGAAGAAGCCAAGGAAGAGCTAGCGAGAAAATGTGGGATCACG GTTTCCCAAGTGTCGAACTGGTTTGGGAATAAACGTATTCGCTAcaagaaaaacatcggcaaagCGCAGGAGGAAGCAAATCTTTACGCTGCGAAGAAGGCAGCCGGTGCATCACCGTACTCAATGGGCGGACCGCCTAGTGGTGCCGCCACACCAATGATGTCTCCCGCTCCGGCACAAGATTCCATGGGATACTCGCTCGGATCCGGTGgttacgatcagcagcaaccatACGACGGCAGTATGGGCTACGATCAGTTACATCAAGATCTCAGTCCATGA
- the LOC126562471 gene encoding homeobox protein extradenticle isoform X1 — MEDPNRMMGGHGGLMPPNYGMPTNDGQTGVDNDPRKQDIGEILQQIMNITDQSLDEAQARKHTLNCHRMKPVLFAVLCEIKEKTVLSLRNTQEEEPPDPQLMRLDNMLIAEGVAGPEKGGGAGADSAAAAMAAANDFLSQSDLTGGQDNAIEHSDYRAKLAQIRQIYHQELEKYEQACSEFTTHVMNLLREQSRTRPITPKEIERMVQIIHRKFSSIQMQLKQSTCEAVMILRSRFLDARRKRRNFSKQASEILNEYFYSHLSNPYPSEEAKEELARKCGITVSQVSNWFGNKRIRYKKNIGKAQEEANLYAAKKAAGASPYSMGGPPSGAATPMMSPAPAQDSMGYSLGSGGYDQQQPYDGSMGYDQLHQDLSP; from the exons ATGGAAGATCCAAACCGAATGATGGGAGGGCACGGTGGCTTAATGCCACCGAATTATGGTATGCCGACGAACGACGGCCAAACGGGAGTGGACAATGATCCTCGCAAGCAAGATATCGGCGAAATTTTACAGCAAATCATGAACATCACCGACCAATCGCTGGACGAAGCGCAAGCTCGCAAACACACATTGAACTGCCACAGGATGAAACCGGTTTTATTTGCTGTGTTATgtgaaatcaaagaaaaaacag TTCTATCGCTGCGAAACACTCAGGAAGAAGAGCCTCCAGATCCGCAGTTGATGCGTTTGGACAACATGTTGATTGCTGAAGGTGTTGCTGGTCCGGAAAAGGGCGGTGGTGCAGGTGCGGATAGTGCCGCGGCAGCAATGGCCGCTGCCAACG ATTTTTTGTCGCAATCCGATCTAACCGGCGGTCAAGATAATGCGATCGAGCACTCCGACTACCGGGCAAAGTTGGCACAAATTCGTCAGATTTATCACCAGGAGCTGGAGAAGTACGAGCAAGCCTGCAGCGAATTTACCACGCACGTCATGAACTTACTAAGAGAGCAAAGTCGTACAAG GCCTATAACACCGAAAGAAATCGAACGAATGGTGCAAATCATTCATCGCAAATTCAGCTCCATCCAGATGCAGCTCAAGCAGTCAACTTGTGAAGCCGTAATGATCCTGCG CTCCCGGTTCCTGGATGCTCGACGAAAGAGACGTAATTTCAGCAAGCAGGCTTCTGAAATTCTTAACGAGTACTTCTACAGCCACCTAAGTAATCCTTATCCGTCAGAAGAAGCCAAGGAAGAGCTAGCGAGAAAATGTGGGATCACG GTTTCCCAAGTGTCGAACTGGTTTGGGAATAAACGTATTCGCTAcaagaaaaacatcggcaaagCGCAGGAGGAAGCAAATCTTTACGCTGCGAAGAAGGCAGCCGGTGCATCACCGTACTCAATGGGCGGACCGCCTAGTGGTGCCGCCACACCAATGATGTCTCCCGCTCCGGCACAAGATTCCATGGGATACTCGCTCGGATCCGGTGgttacgatcagcagcaaccatACGACGGCAGTATGGGCTACGATCAGTTACATCAAGATCTCAGTCCATGA